One genomic segment of Tubulanus polymorphus chromosome 4, tnTubPoly1.2, whole genome shotgun sequence includes these proteins:
- the LOC141903869 gene encoding indoleamine 2,3-dioxygenase 2-like, translated as MDLSTYFIDEEYGFLLSNPLTVLPKPYQIWVEFARNIVQQLENHELRRSIRQLPLISEDAGLQSYKQLRLGRMCLIFIVSAYMWQEGDEHAIEVIPMNLAIPLYNISKRLGLKPIISHADCVLANWQKIDPTGPFEFSNLKTILQFPGGRSFDSFVLLTAEIEMGFCPGIKAIVKALENVENENIDELIGNLNIMREVIQVTADCIFRLHDECDPHVFYNEIRPFLGGYGGDNSPFPDGVVFEGVSDEKFKLSGGSAAQSSSMQCFDEALGIHIQPEKKNFLIEMRNYMPPAHKSFIEALARAPSIRQFVERAENERLINAYNGTVAELKQFRDSHIKLVARYIVCMSNKAKRSAGVRYQAIEKTGTGGQSPMQFLKSIRNSTSSSQLSNT; from the exons ATGGATCTTTCAACATATTTCATAGATGAAGAATATGGTTTTTTACTTTCTAATCCGCTG ACAGTTCTTCCCAAACCGTATCAAATCTGGGTGGAATTCGCTAGAAATATTGTTCAACAACttgaaaatcatgaattaCGACGTTCTATTAGACAG TTACCTCTGATATCAGAAGATGCTGGGCTTCAATCTTATAAACAGCTAAGACTAGGTCGAATGTGTCTGATATTTATTGTATCAGCCTATATGTGGCAGGAAGGTGATGAACATGCTATAGAG GTAATTCCGATGAATTTAGCGATTCCTCTCTACAACATTTCTAAACGCCTCGGTTTAAAACCTATAATTTCTCACGCCGATTGCGTGTTGGCAAACTGGCAGAAAATTGATCCTACCGG ACCTTTTGAATTCAG TAATCTAAAGACAATTTTACAATTTCCCGGTGGAAGAAGTTTTGATAGTTTTGTCTTGTTGACCGCAGAAATAGAAATGGGTTTTTGTCCTGGTATTAAG GCGATTGTGAAAGCTTTAGAAAAtgtggaaaatgaaaacattgaTGAATTGATCGGTAATCTGAATATAATGAGAGAAGTTATTCAGGTTACTGCAGATTGTATATTTAGATTACACG ATGAATGCGACCCTCACGTATtctacaatgaaatcagaccATTTCTAGGAGGGTATGGTGGAGATAATTCGCCTTTTCCTGATGGTGTTGTATTTGAAGGTGTTTCTGATGAGAAGTTTAAG TTATCTGGAGGTAGTGCAGCTCAAAGTAGTTCAATGCAGTGTTTTGATGAAGCTTTAGGGATTCATATTCAACCAG AGAAGAAGAATTTCCTTATAGAAATGCGTAACTACATGCCACCCGCGCATAAATCATTTATAGAAGCGTTAGCCAGAGCGCCATCTATTAGACAGTTTG TTGAAAGAGCTGAGAATGAAAGATTAATCAACGCTTACAACGGAACAGTAGCAGAACTGAAACAATTCAGAGATTCTCATATTAAACTCGTCGCTAG ATATATAGTGTGTATGTCGAATAAAGCCAAACGTTCAGCTGGGGTTAGATATCAAGCGATTGAAAAAACAGGAACTGGTGGTCAAA GTCCGATGCAGTTTCTGAAAAGTATTCGGAATTCTACTTCATCTAGTCAATTATCAAACACCTGA